A window of the Phaseolus vulgaris cultivar G19833 chromosome 5, P. vulgaris v2.0, whole genome shotgun sequence genome harbors these coding sequences:
- the LOC137835287 gene encoding nuclear/nucleolar GTPase 2-like isoform X1 — translation MVIDHYQVPAWATKGWLRVLSKEFPTLAFHANINKSFGKGSLLSVLRQFAHLKRDKQAISVGFFGYPNVGKSSVINTLRTKNVCKVAPIPGETKVWQYITLTKRIFLIDCPGVVYHNKDSETDVVLKGVVRVTNLKDAADHIGEVLKRVKKTHLERAYKIKEWDDENDFLLQLCKSSGKLLKGGEPDLMTGAKMVLHDWQRGRLPFFVPPPKQEEESEEPNVNGVDIDDAVDGNEASAAIKAIADVLSSQQQISVPVQKDLYSENELKGEATDQAPNHNAEDIPASDSDTSEQDSPTKIPSEPLLC, via the exons ATGGTAATTGATCATTACCAAG TTCCTGCTTGGGCAACAAAGGGATGGCTTAGAGTTTTGTCTAAAGAATTTCCAACTCTGGCATTCCATGCAAACATTAACAAGTCCTTTGGAAAA GGTTCTCTTCTATCTGTACTTAGACAATTTGCACATTTGAAACGGGATAAGCAAGCAATATCTGTTGGATTTTTTGGATATCCAAATGTTGGGAAGTCATCAGTAATCAACACTTTGCGTACAAAGAAT GTCTGCAAGGTTGCTCCAATTCCAGGGGAAACGAAAGTCTGGCAGTATATAACACTTACAAAGAGAATCTTTTTGATTGATTGTCCAGGTGTAGTCTACCACAACAAGGATTCTGAAACAGATGTTGTGTTAAAGGGTGTG GTGCGTGTAACTAATTTGAAAGATGCTGCAGACCATATAGGTGAGGTTTTGAAACGTGTGAAGAAAACACATTTGGAGAGagcatataaaataaaagagtg GGATGACGAAAATGACTTCTTACTGCAGCTTTGCAAATCAAGTGGCAAACTTCTGAAG GGTGGTGAACCTGACCTGATGACTGGAGCAAAGATGGTTCTTCATGACTGGCAGAGGGGTAGACTTCCGTTTTTTGTTCCTCCTCCTAAGCAGGAAGAAGAGTCTGAGGAACCTAATGTTAATGGGGTTGACATAGATGATGCAGTTGATGGCAATGAAGCATCTGCTGCTATTAAGGCTATCGCAGATGTTCTTTCGTCTCAGCAGCAAATAAGTGTCCCTGTTCAAAAAGATTTGTATAGTGAGAATGAGTTGAAGGGGGAGGCGACTGACCAAGCTCCTAACCACAATGCAGAAGATATTCCAGCTTCTGATAGTGACACATCTGAACAGGATTCACCTACTAAGATTCCATCTGAGCCGCTTCTTTGCTGA
- the LOC137834122 gene encoding uncharacterized protein, whose product MVATRNNNDAMAEQMTMIQTLQTQMEELRQKGIEDSRQHEEDRRRQEEEIALLREQNAQLQRQVDNPEREGQSHTADRTTSRIPTPTDTNPASRTEIVERKLSKRGHPFTDEIITTPLPDKWRGFAIKLYDGSTDPDEHLNVYKTQMTLYTTDNNVWCKVFPTSLQGEPLTWFTELPPNSIDDFDVLAAKFSTQYATSRPHNMSSMSFLAVQQEKDTAKHCQYHRNFGHTTEGSQALKDKIEELIQAGHLRQFVKKTRNSRSPPRSTDRSSRGDDRSYRNDYKRRTDHSQASRKRSESPVRRTRARNTSPDRNARPRQQVREVINMIAEPVTLGEPNHETNYIAGGFAGGGCSNSARKKHLRDIQSAHATTRRRPHIPPITFTDDDFTATDPAQDDPMVITVEIDKFAIAKTLVDQGSSVDILYWEIFKKMRIPEADIQPYNEQIVGFSGERVDTKGYIDLYTTFGEEDGLHKTINVRYLVVNAQTSYNILLGRPSINRLKAIVSTPHLAMKFPSANDDIATIHVDQKTARECYVASLKSEPTRRLYTTNPDDRLPQKRGRSLTRYSEMRMSRRQMIALVDLDPRMDDPRMEAGEDLHPFPLRDDCHATLIGTSLKSDASGHRHDAC is encoded by the exons ATGGTTGCAACAAGGAACAACAACGACGCTATGGCAGAACAGATGACTATGATTCAAACCCTCCAAACTCAGATGGAGGAATTGCGGCAAAAGGGGATTGAAGACAGTCGCCAACACGAAGAGGACAGACGCCGTCAAGAGGAAGAAATCGCCTTattgagagagcagaatgcacAACTCCAGCGACAGGTTGATAATCCCGAACGAGAAGGCCAATCCCATACGGCCGACCGAACCACCTCTCGCATACCTACACCGACCGACACCAATCCTGCTTCCAGAACTGAAATAGTCGAAAGAAAGTTAAGTAAAAGGGGTCATCCTTTTACAGACGAAATCATCACCACACCACTTCCTGACAAGTGGAGAGGCTTCGCCATTAAACTCTATGACGGCTCGACTGACCCAGACGAGCATTTAAATGTTTACAAGACGcaaatgactttgtataccACAGATAACAATGTGTGGTGTAAAGTATTCCCCACGTCGCTTCAGGGAGAACCTCTTACCTGGTTTACAGAGCTGCCTCCGAATTCCATTGATGACTTTGACGTCTTAGCCGCAAAATTCTCTACTCAATATGCCACCAGCCGACCGCATAACATGTCCTCCATGTCTTTCCTAgcggtacaacaagaaaaag ATACTGCTAAGCATTGCCAGTACCATCGTAATTTCGGCCACACGACCGAGGGATCTCAAGCGTTGAAGGACAAAATCGAAGAGCTCATCCAGGCTGGCCATCTGCGGCAGTTCGTCAAGAAGACAAGGAATTCAAGATCCCCACCACGAAGTACCGACCGTTCATCCCGTGGTGACGACCGGTCATACCGTAATGATTACAAACGCCGAACTGACCATAGCCAGGCTTCGCGGAAACGCAGTGAAAGCCCCGTTCGGCGTACACGCGCCCGCAACACAAGTCCCGACCGAAACGCCCGCCCTCGTCAACAAGTCCGCGAAGTCATCAATATGATTGCTGAACCCGTTACCTTGGGCGAACCAAACCACGAAACAAATTACATAGCCGGAGGCTTTGCCGGTGGCGGGTGCTCAAATTCCGCCCGAAAGAAACATCTCCGGGACATTCAGTCCGCTCATGCTACTACGAGAAGGCGCCCACACATACCCCCGATCACTTTCACTGATGATGACTTCACAGCCACAGATCCAGCCCAAGACGACCCTATGGTAATCACTGTGGAAATTGACAAGTTCGCAATTGCCAAGACTTTGGTGGACCAAGGTAGCTCGGTCGATATATTATACTGGGAAATCTTCAAGAAAATGCGCATCCCAGAAGCAGATATTCAACCCTATAACGAACAAATTGTAGGGTTCTCAGGTGAACGGGTCGACACTAAGGGGTATATAGACTTGTATACAACCTTTGGTGAGGAAGACGGTCTCCATAAAACAATAAACGTACGGTATCTTGTGGTTAACGCCCAaacttcctacaacatcctgctcGGCCGTCCGTCCATCAACAGATTAAAAGCCATTGTTTCCACCCCACACTTAGCCATGAAGTTCCCTTCGGCAAATGACGACATTGCAACAATCCATGTCGATCAAAAAACCGCTAGAGAATGTTATGTCGCGAGTTTGAAAAGTGAGCCAACTCGGCGGCTCTACACGACCAATCCAGACGACCGACTCCCGCAAAAAAGAGGACGATCCCTGACTCGGTATTCCGAAATGCGCATGTCCCGTCGTCAGATGATAGCCCTTGTTGATCTCGACCCTCGTATGGACGATCCCCGTATGGAAGCAGGAGAAGACTTGCATCCATTCCCACTTCGCGATGATTGCCACGCTACACTTATTGGCACCTCACTGAAGTCGGACGCGAGTGGCCATCGACACGACGCTTGTTAA
- the LOC137834121 gene encoding uncharacterized protein, which translates to MALIIRARRMRMYFQNHRIIVRTNYLIMKILAKPDLAGQMISWAIELSEFHIQYQPRGAIKSQALADFAAELTPFLAKDEHPSWILHVDGSSNERSCGAGVVLEGPSEIVIEQALKFEFKTSNNQAEYEALIAGLHLAQELEITRLICKSDSRLVIGQLNDEYEEFGTLSHQKPEELHYMLSPWPFVQWGMDIIGPFAPGKGQCKFLLVGIDYFIKWIEAEPLTAITARNVQNFVWKNIVCRFGLPQIIITDNGRQFTDRTLAEFYEKLHIKHIARSVEHPQTNGQAEAAKKAILNELKKRLGPAKGNWTEELLEVLWAYRCTPQTTTQETPYSLTYGTEAMIPVKVGEPSIRR; encoded by the exons ATGGCTCTAATCATTAGAGCCCGACGAATGCGCATGTATTTTCAAAACCATCGCATTATTGTTCGGACGAACTACCTTATCATGAAGATTCTGGCCAAACCAGACTTAGCCGGACAAATGATTAGTTGGGCGATAGAATTATCAGAATTCCATATACAGTACCAGCCAAGAGGGGCCATCAAGTCGCAAGCCCTTGCCGACTTCGCAGCCGAACTCACCCCTTTCTTGGCCAAGGACGAACATCCATCTTGGATTCTGCACGTTGACGGCTCCTCCAATGAACGGTCGTGCGGCGCTGGAGTCGTGTTGGAAGGACCCAGCGAGATTGTTATTGAACAAgctttgaaatttgaattcaaaactTCCAACAACCAAGCTGAGTACGAGGCCCTTATAGCCGGCTTACACTTAGCCCAAGAATTGGAAATCACTAGattaatttgtaaaagtgaTTCCAGACTCGTCATCGGTCAGCTCAATGACGAGTACGAA GAATTCGGCACTTTGTCTCACCAAAAACCAGAGGAACTCCACTATATGCTCTCACCGTGGCCGTTCGTCCAATGGGGTATGGATATAATCGGCCCTTTCGCTCCCGGCAAAGGACAATGTAAGTTTCTATTGGTCGGCATTGATTATTTCATCAAATGGATTGAAGCTGAGCCTCTTACTGCAATTACCGCTCGCAATGTCcaaaatttcgtatggaaaaatattgtttgtCGTTTCGGCCTTCCCCAGATTATCATCACTGATAACGGCCGACAATTTACCGATCGGACGTTAGCCGAATTTTACGAGAAGCTCCACATCAAACATATTGCCAGATCGGTCGAACATCCGCAAACAAACGGCCAAGCAGAGGCTGCAAAGAAGGCCATTCTGAACGAACTAAAGAAACGTCTCGGCCCAGCCAAGGGTAACTGGACTGAAGAACTCTTAGAAGTCTTATGGGCATATCGTTGTACCCCTCAGACGACTACACAAGAAACGCCATACAGCCTAACGTATGGCACTGAAGCCATGATCCCCGTCAAAGTCGGAGAACCCTCTATCCGCCGATAA
- the LOC137835287 gene encoding nuclear/nucleolar GTPase 2-like isoform X2: MVLKGSLLSVLRQFAHLKRDKQAISVGFFGYPNVGKSSVINTLRTKNVCKVAPIPGETKVWQYITLTKRIFLIDCPGVVYHNKDSETDVVLKGVVRVTNLKDAADHIGEVLKRVKKTHLERAYKIKEWDDENDFLLQLCKSSGKLLKGGEPDLMTGAKMVLHDWQRGRLPFFVPPPKQEEESEEPNVNGVDIDDAVDGNEASAAIKAIADVLSSQQQISVPVQKDLYSENELKGEATDQAPNHNAEDIPASDSDTSEQDSPTKIPSEPLLC; the protein is encoded by the exons ATGGTTCTCAAG GGTTCTCTTCTATCTGTACTTAGACAATTTGCACATTTGAAACGGGATAAGCAAGCAATATCTGTTGGATTTTTTGGATATCCAAATGTTGGGAAGTCATCAGTAATCAACACTTTGCGTACAAAGAAT GTCTGCAAGGTTGCTCCAATTCCAGGGGAAACGAAAGTCTGGCAGTATATAACACTTACAAAGAGAATCTTTTTGATTGATTGTCCAGGTGTAGTCTACCACAACAAGGATTCTGAAACAGATGTTGTGTTAAAGGGTGTG GTGCGTGTAACTAATTTGAAAGATGCTGCAGACCATATAGGTGAGGTTTTGAAACGTGTGAAGAAAACACATTTGGAGAGagcatataaaataaaagagtg GGATGACGAAAATGACTTCTTACTGCAGCTTTGCAAATCAAGTGGCAAACTTCTGAAG GGTGGTGAACCTGACCTGATGACTGGAGCAAAGATGGTTCTTCATGACTGGCAGAGGGGTAGACTTCCGTTTTTTGTTCCTCCTCCTAAGCAGGAAGAAGAGTCTGAGGAACCTAATGTTAATGGGGTTGACATAGATGATGCAGTTGATGGCAATGAAGCATCTGCTGCTATTAAGGCTATCGCAGATGTTCTTTCGTCTCAGCAGCAAATAAGTGTCCCTGTTCAAAAAGATTTGTATAGTGAGAATGAGTTGAAGGGGGAGGCGACTGACCAAGCTCCTAACCACAATGCAGAAGATATTCCAGCTTCTGATAGTGACACATCTGAACAGGATTCACCTACTAAGATTCCATCTGAGCCGCTTCTTTGCTGA
- the LOC137834123 gene encoding nuclear/nucleolar GTPase 2-like, with translation MAKKQEKKVNVSGKPKHSLDVNRSNDSKKERRSAATVRRLKMYKTRPVRDRKGKVLSNEFQSKDLPDTNSTLSPMVRYVQFRNTRVVNQKELEFFREELQSRMSSNYNVILKEKKLPLSLLNDHQKVCLLSSA, from the exons ATGGCGAAGAAGCAAGAGAAGAAGGTGAACGTCTCCGGCAAACCGAAGCACTCTCTCGACGTTAACCGCAGCAATGACTCGAAGAAGGAGAGGCGCTCCGCCGCCACCGTGCGCCGCCTCAAGATGTACAAGACCAGGCCCGTTCGCGATCGAAAAGGAAAAGTCCTCTCCAACGAGTTTCAGTCCAAGGATCTTCCTGACACGAATTCAACCTTATCGCCGATGGTTCGGTATGTCCAATTtc GGAATACGCGTGTTGTGAATCAGAAGGAGCTCGAGTTCTTTCGTGAAGAGCTGCAGAGTCGCATGTCGAGTAATTACAATGTGATTCTTAAAGAGAAGAAACTGCCGCTGTCATTGCTCAATGATCACCAGAAGGTTTGTTTGTTAAGCTCTGCGTGA